From Aliarcobacter butzleri, the proteins below share one genomic window:
- the dbpA gene encoding ATP-dependent RNA helicase DbpA — translation MQFSELNLSKEFLQNLDSLEYKTLTLIQEKTIPDALQNKDLIAKAKTGSGKTVAFCLPIVNKLKAKEFKIQALILAPTRELANQIAQNLRNLSRHIHNVKVLTLCGGVPFKPQVVSLQHNAHIVVATPGRVLKHIKEKNINLENISTFVLDEADKMLDMGFYDDIMEIIENLPKNRQTMLFSATYEKNIETFASNILKNPIYKEISDEKEILINQKFYEVTPSEKTALIPALISHNQAKTTLIFCNMKITCEKLADDLYDLGLDILTLHSDLEQKQRDETMVLFSNKSYPILIATDVASRGLHIDDVDLVINYDLSLDEKIHTHRIGRTARAGKGGLAISLFTENEIDKFEIIKEKFNNIKIENPKDIKDDISFEINSNFRTVFINGGKKQKLRKGDILGALISEAGLKSDDIGKIDVMDFCSYAAVKSDKISNIFSTSKSMRIKGKYYIIIEK, via the coding sequence ATGCAGTTTTCAGAACTAAACCTTTCTAAAGAGTTTTTACAAAACTTGGACTCTTTGGAATACAAAACATTAACTTTAATTCAAGAAAAAACTATTCCAGATGCTTTACAAAATAAAGATTTAATAGCAAAAGCCAAAACAGGTTCAGGAAAAACAGTTGCTTTTTGTTTACCAATAGTAAATAAATTAAAAGCAAAAGAGTTTAAGATTCAAGCATTGATTTTAGCTCCAACAAGAGAGTTAGCGAATCAAATAGCACAAAATTTAAGAAATTTATCAAGACATATTCATAATGTAAAAGTTTTAACTTTATGTGGTGGAGTTCCTTTTAAACCACAAGTTGTCTCTTTACAACATAATGCACATATTGTTGTTGCAACACCAGGAAGAGTTTTAAAACATATAAAAGAGAAAAATATAAATTTAGAAAATATTAGTACTTTTGTTTTAGATGAAGCTGATAAGATGCTTGATATGGGTTTTTATGATGATATTATGGAAATAATTGAGAATTTACCTAAAAATAGACAAACTATGCTTTTTTCTGCAACTTATGAAAAAAATATAGAAACTTTTGCTTCAAATATTTTAAAAAATCCAATTTATAAAGAAATTTCTGATGAAAAAGAGATTCTTATAAATCAAAAATTTTATGAAGTTACTCCAAGTGAAAAAACAGCACTTATTCCAGCACTTATATCTCATAATCAAGCAAAAACAACTTTGATTTTTTGTAATATGAAAATAACTTGTGAAAAATTAGCTGATGATTTATATGATTTAGGGCTTGATATTTTAACTTTACATTCAGATTTAGAACAAAAACAAAGAGATGAAACTATGGTTTTATTTTCAAATAAATCATATCCAATACTCATTGCAACAGATGTTGCTTCAAGAGGACTTCATATTGATGATGTTGATTTAGTTATCAACTATGACTTAAGTTTAGATGAAAAAATACATACTCATAGAATAGGAAGAACGGCAAGAGCTGGAAAAGGTGGTTTAGCAATCTCTTTATTTACTGAAAATGAAATAGATAAATTTGAAATCATAAAAGAGAAATTTAATAATATTAAAATAGAAAATCCAAAAGACATAAAAGACGATATCTCTTTTGAAATAAATTCAAATTTTAGAACTGTTTTTATAAATGGTGGGAAAAAGCAAAAGCTTAGAAAAGGTGATATTTTAGGTGCTTTAATATCTGAAGCTGGTTTAAAAAGTGATGACATAGGAAAAATTGATGTTATGGATTTTTGTTCTTATGCTGCAGTAAAAAGTGATAAAATAAGTAATATTTTTTCAACGTCAAAATCTATGAGGATTAAGGGAAAGTATTATATTATAATAGAAAAATAA